From Chryseobacterium sp. H1D6B, a single genomic window includes:
- a CDS encoding AraC family transcriptional regulator yields the protein MESSESIKEFYLRNTGGEGLSCLNKIPVMGHFNVFTRDECSLVTPYSRRDYYKISLIIGKGKLHYADKWIHVDRPALLFSNPMVPYSWEADDENQTGWFCLFTDQFLQNGNRLGNLQDSQLFKIGGTPIFFVDEAQQQSVSDIFIKMTAEIQSDYVHKYDMLRTYLHLLIHETMKMHPAESFEHYQNASQRVASLFMELLERQFPIDSPEAYLKLKTANDYAESLSIHVNSLNRSVKDMTGKTTTQQITSRIIQEANALLQHTDWNISEIAYGLGFEEPSYFTNYFKKHTGSTPNALRGSLV from the coding sequence ATGGAATCAAGCGAATCAATAAAAGAATTTTATCTTCGTAATACCGGAGGTGAAGGATTGTCCTGCCTTAATAAAATTCCGGTAATGGGGCATTTTAATGTTTTTACACGGGATGAGTGTTCATTGGTAACGCCTTACAGCAGAAGAGATTATTATAAAATTTCATTGATCATAGGGAAAGGGAAACTTCATTATGCGGATAAATGGATCCATGTTGACCGCCCCGCCCTTTTGTTTTCAAACCCTATGGTGCCGTATTCCTGGGAAGCTGATGATGAGAACCAGACAGGCTGGTTCTGTCTTTTTACAGATCAGTTTCTGCAGAATGGAAACCGGCTGGGAAATCTGCAGGATTCCCAGCTCTTTAAAATAGGCGGTACCCCGATATTCTTTGTGGATGAAGCACAGCAGCAGTCAGTTTCTGATATTTTTATAAAAATGACTGCGGAAATACAGTCTGATTATGTTCATAAATACGATATGCTCCGTACCTATCTTCATCTTTTAATCCACGAAACAATGAAAATGCATCCTGCGGAAAGCTTTGAACATTATCAAAATGCATCACAGCGGGTAGCCTCATTATTTATGGAGCTCTTGGAGAGACAGTTTCCTATTGACAGCCCGGAAGCATATCTGAAACTTAAAACAGCTAATGATTATGCTGAAAGTCTTTCCATTCATGTTAATTCATTAAACCGTTCTGTAAAAGATATGACAGGGAAAACAACAACCCAGCAGATCACTTCAAGGATCATTCAGGAAGCTAATGCGCTTTTGCAGCATACAGACTGGAATATCTCTGAGATCGCTTATGGACTGGGGTTTGAAGAACCTTCTTATTTTACCAATTATTTTAAAAAACATACTGGATCTACTCCAAATGCGCTGAGAGGAAGTCTTGTTTGA
- a CDS encoding GNAT family N-acetyltransferase: MENIKFEISPYQDELQLLINGKKTGFMSIEIDGRQLIVYYTKLDEELEGQGYAKMLLDELVRYAEEKDLLVDPECDFVRQQFESHPKRYKDIWHA; the protein is encoded by the coding sequence ATGGAAAATATAAAATTTGAAATATCTCCATATCAGGATGAACTGCAGCTATTAATTAACGGCAAAAAAACAGGCTTCATGTCTATAGAGATTGACGGAAGACAGCTTATTGTTTATTACACCAAGCTTGATGAAGAACTTGAAGGCCAGGGTTACGCTAAAATGCTTTTAGATGAACTTGTACGCTACGCAGAAGAAAAGGATCTATTGGTAGACCCTGAATGTGATTTTGTAAGACAGCAGTTTGAGAGCCATCCGAAAAGGTATAAAGATATCTGGCATGCTTAA
- a CDS encoding MBL fold metallo-hydrolase, producing the protein MIYSIITIAVLAAAAYYIITSREVFGAEPKGKRLERLKQSALYKNKQFQNLSHTPSITEGYGVTKVMYDFFFAKKDPLLKPLHAIPAVHTDLKNIPKNEDVFIWMGHSSYYIQTDGVSFLIDPVLSTYGSPFKYFNKAFKGSDIFKAEDIPDLDYLVITHDHFDHLDYPTVKAIKNRVGKVILPLGVGAHLERWGYKEDQIIEDEWGAHFKLKNNLKITFTPARHFSGRKVKRNGTLWTSYVLETPTKKIFLGGDSGYDTHFKMIGEKYGPFDYVIIENGQYNEAWKYIHGLPEDVVQACVDLKAKNVIPVHSSKFALALHPWNEPLKKITTLGKEKNLHILTPMIGEAVDLNKSDNQFRIWWED; encoded by the coding sequence ATGATCTATTCAATTATTACAATAGCTGTTCTTGCAGCAGCGGCCTATTATATCATCACCAGCCGGGAAGTTTTCGGTGCAGAACCTAAAGGAAAGAGGCTTGAACGTCTGAAACAGTCTGCACTTTATAAGAACAAACAATTTCAGAATCTCAGCCATACCCCGTCTATTACAGAAGGGTATGGAGTAACAAAGGTGATGTATGATTTCTTTTTTGCTAAAAAAGATCCCCTTCTAAAACCTCTTCATGCTATTCCTGCAGTCCACACAGATTTAAAAAATATTCCAAAAAATGAAGATGTTTTTATCTGGATGGGGCATTCTTCTTATTATATTCAGACGGATGGAGTTTCATTTTTAATCGATCCGGTGTTGAGTACTTATGGTTCACCGTTCAAATATTTCAATAAAGCCTTTAAAGGATCGGATATTTTTAAAGCTGAAGATATTCCGGATTTAGATTATTTAGTGATTACACATGACCATTTTGACCATTTAGATTATCCAACTGTAAAGGCGATAAAAAACAGAGTAGGAAAAGTTATTCTTCCCTTAGGTGTAGGAGCACATCTTGAAAGATGGGGTTATAAAGAAGATCAGATTATTGAAGATGAGTGGGGTGCCCATTTTAAATTAAAAAATAATCTTAAAATAACCTTCACCCCGGCAAGGCATTTTTCAGGGAGGAAAGTTAAAAGAAACGGTACTCTCTGGACTTCATATGTTTTAGAAACACCAACAAAGAAAATCTTTTTAGGCGGAGACAGCGGCTATGATACCCATTTCAAAATGATCGGGGAAAAATACGGACCTTTTGATTATGTAATTATTGAGAACGGACAGTACAATGAAGCATGGAAATATATTCACGGCCTGCCGGAAGATGTGGTACAGGCCTGTGTAGACCTTAAAGCTAAAAATGTTATTCCTGTCCACTCCTCAAAATTTGCACTGGCGCTCCATCCATGGAATGAACCTTTAAAAAAGATAACAACTTTAGGAAAGGAGAAAAATTTACATATTCTTACCCCGATGATCGGTGAAGCTGTAGATTTAAATAAATCTGATAACCAGTTTCGAATTTGGTGGGAAGATTAA
- a CDS encoding S41 family peptidase: MLILFVITVTSCSSVRKHNEQRSSFIPPEKLKEDIDYAYSKLKEMHPHLYWYISKEELDYKFDSVKSSIDKPLTPLEFYFKLQPVIASIREGHLSLKMPRKKFTSKEIKSLKNKRALFGRFEYYVQDNRLYIIENKDSIEHIKPGTEILSINSIPVSVYLQKYRSLISSDGLNTTFQPYYLKDMFFNFYTAEKGIYDSVKIETLYKNENHAYILKRESKSQNDLEKDKEEKKLTPEKKINDYVAFTNSYNRNFKFLDKDSTVAYMKVKSFSLDYSNKFYRETFDKIKKAAASYLIIDVRNNYGGSLEEINNLYSYLASDPYVLIKPSQITSRTTPLKTNYFRKSSPLEYALKGLTYPTYVFAQTFSTYKKEGKVYYKMKAAKITKPKKDAFHGKVFMLINGGSFSASSIITSKLKNDKRVVLIGEETGGANDGTVAGFYSYQKLPNSKIRLPIGLLLVQPNITFSNTQRGVVPDVVVSQSMQDIIEKKDPQLDWVRNEIEKEKENSTK, encoded by the coding sequence TTGCTAATACTATTTGTTATCACTGTAACATCATGTTCTTCTGTGAGGAAACATAATGAGCAGAGATCCTCTTTCATTCCCCCGGAAAAACTGAAAGAAGACATAGATTATGCGTATTCCAAACTTAAGGAAATGCATCCGCATTTATATTGGTATATTTCAAAGGAAGAATTGGATTATAAATTCGACAGTGTAAAGAGTAGTATTGATAAGCCTCTCACACCGCTTGAATTTTATTTTAAATTACAGCCTGTCATTGCATCCATCCGTGAGGGACATCTTTCACTCAAAATGCCGAGAAAGAAATTCACCAGTAAAGAAATTAAATCCCTGAAAAATAAAAGAGCTTTATTCGGACGTTTTGAATATTATGTTCAAGATAATCGTTTATACATTATTGAAAATAAAGATTCCATAGAACATATAAAACCAGGAACTGAAATACTAAGTATCAACAGCATTCCTGTTTCAGTATACCTTCAAAAATACAGAAGCCTGATAAGCAGTGACGGGTTAAATACTACTTTTCAGCCTTACTATTTAAAAGATATGTTCTTTAATTTTTACACTGCTGAAAAAGGGATCTACGACAGTGTCAAAATTGAAACGCTTTATAAAAATGAAAATCATGCTTACATCCTGAAAAGAGAATCCAAATCTCAGAATGATCTCGAAAAAGACAAAGAGGAAAAAAAGCTTACTCCCGAAAAAAAAATAAATGATTATGTAGCTTTTACGAATTCTTATAACCGGAATTTTAAATTTCTCGATAAAGACAGTACTGTCGCTTATATGAAAGTGAAAAGTTTTTCACTGGATTATTCTAATAAATTTTATAGAGAAACTTTTGATAAAATTAAAAAGGCAGCAGCCTCTTACCTGATTATAGATGTCCGTAATAATTATGGCGGTTCTTTGGAGGAGATCAATAATTTATATTCTTATCTGGCTTCTGATCCTTATGTTTTAATAAAGCCTTCACAGATTACGTCAAGAACCACGCCTCTAAAAACCAATTATTTTCGAAAAAGCAGTCCGCTAGAATATGCTTTGAAAGGACTTACATATCCTACATACGTTTTTGCACAGACGTTCAGCACGTATAAAAAAGAAGGAAAAGTATATTATAAAATGAAAGCCGCTAAGATCACAAAACCTAAAAAAGATGCTTTCCACGGAAAAGTATTTATGCTGATCAACGGCGGAAGTTTTTCGGCCTCTTCCATTATTACTTCTAAACTTAAAAACGATAAACGGGTAGTTCTGATAGGGGAAGAAACCGGCGGTGCCAATGATGGAACTGTTGCCGGATTCTATTCTTACCAGAAACTTCCGAATTCTAAAATAAGACTGCCGATCGGTTTACTGCTGGTACAGCCTAATATTACCTTTTCAAATACTCAGAGAGGCGTAGTTCCGGATGTAGTAGTTTCTCAAAGCATGCAGGATATTATTGAGAAAAAAGATCCGCAGCTAGACTGGGTAAGAAATGAAATTGAAAAGGAAAAGGAAAATTCAACTAAATAA
- a CDS encoding YdcF family protein produces MSKIIFKTVKFLFFIILLWFTAHSLFIIIDGVSDSGKKADLAVILGNKVNEDGTLSERLEKRLETGIKLYKDHRIKKILVSGGLGKEGFYEGDKMKDFLLKNGIPDSLIFVDNKGNNTRMTVENTLELRNRLHFNSVIVVSQYFHVTRTKKLFKDKGFQNVESVSPDYFEWRDLYSIIREFPAYYIQ; encoded by the coding sequence ATGTCTAAAATAATTTTTAAAACCGTTAAATTTCTCTTCTTCATCATTCTGCTGTGGTTTACAGCTCATTCGTTATTCATCATTATTGACGGAGTATCTGACAGTGGAAAAAAGGCTGATCTGGCCGTCATCCTCGGCAATAAAGTAAATGAAGACGGTACTTTATCAGAAAGGCTTGAAAAGCGATTAGAAACCGGAATCAAGCTTTATAAAGACCATCGAATCAAAAAAATTCTGGTAAGCGGCGGACTGGGAAAAGAAGGTTTCTATGAGGGAGACAAAATGAAAGATTTTCTGCTAAAAAATGGAATTCCCGATTCTTTAATTTTCGTGGACAATAAAGGAAATAATACAAGAATGACAGTGGAAAATACTTTAGAATTAAGAAACAGGCTGCATTTCAACAGCGTAATTGTTGTTTCACAGTATTTCCATGTCACCAGAACTAAAAAACTGTTTAAAGACAAAGGTTTTCAAAATGTGGAAAGTGTAAGTCCGGACTATTTTGAATGGCGGGATCTGTATTCTATTATAAGGGAATTTCCAGCTTACTATATTCAATAA
- a CDS encoding NADP-dependent glyceraldehyde-3-phosphate dehydrogenase produces the protein MDSVQGRSSFQEIFKSEDQIPEEYKVQEIHQRTYLLNGELVEWKGEVTNVYSPVCIPTEKGLERKLLGSIPNIGPKEAMEVLDACVKAYDNGLGEWPAMSVEGRIKCMHKFVYLMIQQRDLIIKLLMWEIGKTLADSTKEFDRTVDYINQTIDALKDLDRESSRFQEAEGTIAQIRRAPLGVVLSMGPFNYPLNEIFTTLIPALIMGNTILFKLPKHGVLAHYPLLNAFKEAFPKGTVNTLYGKGSDIITPIMESGKVNVLAFIGSSKVANGLKKLHPKVNRLRAILSLDAKNAAIVTKNADLDVAVNECILGALSFNGQRCTALKLIFVQKEIAGAFTEKLNAAVSALKPGLPWEKDVKITPLPEVNKPSYLKECIDDAVAHGAEVLNENGGYSEASFVFPAVVYPVNSEMKLYHEEQFGPVIPVVPFESIDEPIEYQVNASHGMQVSIFSEDPQEVAKLIDPFVNLVSRVNINCQAQRGPDAFPFTGRKDSAEGTLSVFDALRSFSIRSLVAAKLTESNKNLLNTIVRDHDSNFLSTDYLF, from the coding sequence ATGGATTCAGTACAAGGCAGATCATCATTTCAGGAGATTTTTAAAAGCGAAGATCAGATACCCGAAGAATATAAAGTTCAGGAAATTCATCAGAGAACTTATCTGTTAAACGGAGAACTGGTAGAATGGAAAGGAGAGGTTACTAATGTTTATTCACCCGTCTGTATCCCTACAGAAAAAGGTTTAGAAAGAAAACTGCTGGGAAGCATTCCGAATATCGGTCCTAAAGAAGCAATGGAAGTTCTTGATGCCTGTGTAAAAGCCTATGATAACGGGCTGGGAGAGTGGCCGGCAATGTCCGTTGAAGGGAGAATAAAATGCATGCACAAGTTCGTTTATCTGATGATCCAGCAGCGTGATCTGATCATCAAATTACTGATGTGGGAAATTGGAAAAACGCTTGCAGATTCTACCAAAGAATTTGACCGTACTGTAGATTATATCAATCAGACCATCGATGCATTAAAGGATTTAGACCGTGAATCGTCAAGGTTTCAAGAGGCGGAAGGAACGATTGCACAGATCAGAAGAGCTCCGCTTGGGGTTGTTTTAAGTATGGGACCGTTTAATTATCCTTTAAACGAAATATTTACAACTTTGATTCCTGCATTAATTATGGGGAATACCATCTTATTTAAACTTCCCAAACACGGCGTTTTAGCCCATTATCCTTTATTAAATGCCTTTAAAGAAGCTTTTCCAAAAGGAACGGTAAACACACTGTACGGGAAAGGTTCAGACATTATCACCCCGATCATGGAAAGCGGAAAAGTAAATGTTCTGGCATTTATCGGATCCAGTAAAGTAGCCAACGGTCTGAAAAAATTACACCCGAAAGTCAACCGCCTAAGAGCAATTTTAAGTCTTGATGCTAAAAATGCAGCGATCGTAACTAAAAATGCGGATCTTGATGTAGCGGTAAACGAATGTATTTTAGGGGCGCTTTCTTTTAACGGACAGCGCTGTACTGCACTCAAACTGATCTTTGTACAGAAAGAGATTGCAGGAGCTTTTACTGAAAAATTAAATGCTGCGGTTTCTGCTTTAAAGCCGGGACTTCCTTGGGAAAAAGATGTGAAAATAACGCCTCTTCCGGAAGTGAATAAACCTTCTTATCTTAAAGAATGTATTGATGATGCTGTTGCCCACGGCGCTGAAGTTTTAAATGAGAACGGAGGGTACAGCGAGGCTTCGTTTGTTTTTCCAGCAGTGGTTTATCCTGTGAACAGCGAAATGAAACTGTATCACGAAGAACAGTTCGGTCCGGTAATTCCGGTAGTTCCCTTTGAAAGTATTGACGAGCCGATCGAATATCAGGTGAATGCATCCCACGGAATGCAGGTAAGTATTTTCAGTGAAGATCCGCAGGAAGTAGCAAAACTGATCGATCCGTTTGTGAATCTTGTAAGCCGTGTCAATATCAACTGCCAGGCGCAGAGAGGTCCCGATGCTTTTCCGTTTACAGGAAGAAAAGACAGTGCGGAAGGGACACTTTCGGTTTTCGATGCACTTCGTTCGTTCTCGATCCGTTCTTTAGTGGCTGCAAAACTGACAGAATCAAACAAAAATCTTTTAAATACGATCGTGAGGGATCATGATTCTAATTTTTTAAGTACAGATTATCTTTTTTAA
- the tpx gene encoding thiol peroxidase, whose product MVSKLMFSTLLFFSVFFLAQNAKTANTVMMGGKPVHTYSKLPAVNKAAPKFTLTDVTMKDQTLDSYKGKYLILNIFPSVDTGVCSASVRHFNEDAASLPNSVVLCISKDLPFAQKRFCGAEGIKNVVMLSDFRSDFGKVYGVEITDSMMKGLLSRAVVVIDPSGKIIYEEQVDDISHEPNYEAAIKAVKK is encoded by the coding sequence ATGGTTTCAAAATTAATGTTCAGCACGTTATTATTTTTCTCCGTATTCTTTTTAGCTCAAAATGCTAAAACAGCCAATACCGTTATGATGGGAGGAAAACCGGTACATACTTACTCCAAACTGCCGGCAGTGAATAAAGCAGCTCCAAAGTTCACACTTACCGATGTCACAATGAAAGACCAGACCCTGGATTCTTACAAAGGAAAATACCTGATCTTAAATATTTTCCCAAGTGTAGACACGGGTGTATGTTCAGCTTCTGTACGCCACTTCAATGAAGATGCGGCCAGCCTTCCGAATTCGGTTGTTCTTTGTATTTCCAAAGATCTTCCTTTTGCCCAAAAAAGATTCTGCGGCGCTGAAGGGATAAAAAATGTAGTGATGCTTTCAGATTTCCGTTCAGATTTTGGGAAAGTCTACGGCGTAGAGATTACAGATTCTATGATGAAAGGTCTTTTAAGCAGAGCGGTGGTCGTGATCGATCCTTCTGGAAAGATTATTTATGAAGAGCAGGTGGATGATATTTCACATGAGCCTAATTATGAGGCGGCGATTAAAGCAGTGAAAAAATAA